In the genome of Gemmobacter fulvus, the window CGCATGGACGATCTCGGTGGAAACCGGGCTTGGCCCGCCGAAGTTGGTGGCGACCTGAAGATCGGTCAGGGCCGCAATCAGATCGGGCGGCCCCGCAATATAACCACAGCGGATCGAGGCGGAGAGCGTCTTTGAAAAGCTGCCGATGCGGATCACCCGCTCCAGCCCATCCAGCGTGGCAAGGCGCGGCGACAGATCGGGTTCCAGCGCGGCAAAGGTGTCATCCTCGATGATCGTCAGGCCATGCGCCTCTGCCAGTTTCAGCAGGCGATGCGCGGTCTGCGCCGTCATGGTGCCACCGGTCGGATTGTGCAGCGCCGAATTGGTGATGTAGAGGCGCGGGTGATGTGTGGTCAGCGCCTGCGCGAACTGCGCCAGATCCGGCCCCATCGGCGTGAACGGCACCGAGACGATGCGGGCCTTGTAGACCCGGAGCAGGGCCTGAAAGTTGAAATAGCAGGGATCATCCACCAGCACCGTATCGCCGGGCCGCAGCAAAGAGCGGCAGATCAGGTCAATCGACTGTGACGCCGAGGTGGCCAGCAGGATCGACTCGGGGCTGATCTCCAGCCCTTCTTCGGCGAACTGGCGGGCGAGGATGCGGCGCAGGTTCACCGGGCCAAGGCTGCTGCCATAGTCGGTCAGGATCGCATCCGGCCCGCGGGCCAGCTGCCGCAATGCCCGCCGCATCGCGGCCTGCGGCATCCAGTCCGGCGGCAACCAGCCACAGCCCGGCTTTACAACATCGCGGCCGGTGTCCAGCGACTGGCGCGAGACCCAGAGCGGATCGACATCCCGCTCGCGCTGCGGTTCCGGCAGATGCAGATCCAGCGAGGGCGGAACCCCCGCGACATAGAACCCCGAACCCGGCTGCGAACGGATCACCCCTTCGGCCACCAGCCGGTCATAGGCCTCGACGATGGTCGAGGGCGATACTCCCATGACCGCCGCAAACCGCCGGATCGAGGGCAGGCGTTCACCGGGGGTCAGCGCCCGCGTCGCAAGCTTGCGCCGGATCGCCTCCATCACCTCGGTCGTGCGGCGGGCCTGTGCCATTGCGTCAAGTGTACTTCCGACTGGAGCCATACAGTTTGACGCAATTGTATCGGTCTGTGCCTGTCCGCACCAGTGCCAAGCCAGTATCCCTGACAAAAAAGGGGCGCGGCGGGCGATGAGACAATTTGGCGAAGGCTGGGGCAGCGGGTTGCTCGGGGTCATCATTTTCAGCGGATCGCTTCCGGCGACACGGGTTGCGGTGGGTGGCTTTACGCCGCTGTTCCTGACCTCGGCGCGGGCGGTGATTGCCGCATTGCTTGGCGCGGCGCTGCTGCTGCTGTTGCGGCAGGCAAGACCGGAGCGCCGCGATCTGCTGTCCTTGGGCATCACGTCGGCCGGTGTGGTGATCGGCTTTCCCTTGCTGACCGCGCTGGCGTTGCAGCACATGACCTCGGCCCATTCCATCGTGTTCATCGGCCTGCTGCCGCTGGCGACAGCGATTTTCGCGGTGCTGCGCGGGGGTGAGCGGCCCCGCCCTGCGTTCTGGCTGTTTGCCTGCGCCGGGGGCGTGGCGGTTGCGGGTTTTGCCTGGGCGCAGGGCAGCGGAGGCACGCTTTTCGGGGATCTGCTGATGCTGGCCGCCATCCTGATCTGCGGATTGGGCTATGCCGAAGGGGCGGCGCTGTCGCGGCGGCTGGGGGGCTGGCAGGTGATCTCCTGGGCCTTGGTGCTGGCGCTGCCGATGATGGGGGCGGTGATGCTGGCAAGCTGGCCGTCAGGCTTTGCCGGTATCACCGCGCCGGAATGGCTGAGCCTTGGTTATGTGTCGGTGTTCAGCATGTTGGTCGGGTTCATCTTCTGGTATCGCGGCCTCGCGCTTGGCGGGATTGCGGGCGTTGGCCAGTTGCAGCTGCTGCAACCGTTCTTCGGGCTCGCCCTCGCAGGCCTGCTGCTGGGCGAGCCGGTCGCCTGGACGATGATCGCCGTGACCGCCTTTGTGGTTGTCTGTGTCACAGGGGCCAAGAGGTTCGCATGATGCGAGATCAGTCCATCCTGTCTGGCGGCGCTACAGGCGCAGGCCGCTTGTGCTGTCGAACAGATGCAGGGCATTGGCATCGAACGCGACAGACAGCCTTTGCCCCTCGGCATAGCGCGTGGTCGCGGCAACCGCCGCCATGAAGGTCTGCGTCCCGGTTCTGAGCGATACGAGACGGGTCTCGCCATGGAACTCGTCCCGCTCGACAATCGCGGCAATCGCTCCTGGCGTGCCTTCGGGCACGATCTGAACCGCCCCCGGGCGCACCCCCAGCGTCACCTTGCCGGGTGCGACGGGGAAGGGGGCCGCCAGGTCAATGGTGCCATCCCGCAACCGCCCGTCGCTAGCCTCAAGCGCGAAGAAATTCATGTTGGGCGTGCCGATGAAGCTGGCGGCAAACAGCGTTGCGGGGCGCGAATAGATCTCTTCCGGGGTGCCCATCTGTTCGATCTTGCCCTGATTCATCAGCACGATCCGGTCGGCCAGCGTCATCGCCTCCAGCTGATCATGGGTGACATAGATCGAGGTGGATTTCAGATCCTTGTGAAGCTTCGCGATTTCCACCCGCAGATGGCCGCGCAGCTTGGCATCGAGGTTGGACAGCGGCTCGTCGAACAGAAAGACCTCTGGCGTCTTGATCATCGCGCGGGCAATGGCGACGCGCTGCTGCTGGCCGCCCGACAGTTCGGTCGGCTTGCGGCCAAGGTAGACATCCAGCCCGAGGCTTTCCACCACCGGATCAAGCCTGCGGCGGATCTCGTCCTTGCCGGCCCCGGCGCGCTCCAGTGCAAACGTGATGTTCTCGCGCACGCTCATATGCGGATAAAGCGCATAGTTCTGGAACACCATGGCGATGCCCCGGTCGCCCGGATCGCGGTCATTGACCCGCGCGCCGCCGATCAGCAAATCCCCGCCCGAGATTTCTTCAAGCCCGGCGATCATGCGCAGGATGGTGGATTTTCCGCAGCCCGAAGGCCCTAGGAACACGACGAATTCATGATCCTTGATGGCCAGGTTGAAATCGCCGATCACTTCATGGGCGGCATAGGTTTTGCGCAGATTGCGGCATTCAACGGTCGCCATCACAGGGCCTCGCTTTCCATGTCGATGCGGATCTGGAGCTTTACATCCCCCGGGCGGGCCTCGGCGGCGCGCTCAAAGGCCCGGATCGACTCCGGGAAGGCAAAGGTCTCGGTAATCAGCGGCTTCAGATCCACCTTGCCTGCGGCGATCAGGGCCAATGCGCGGTCATAGACATTGGCATACCGAAACACCGTTTCCATGCGACATTCGCGGGCGGTTGCGCCGGAAATATCAATCGCGACAGGATCGGGCGGCAGGCCGACGAACACCACCGCACCACCGGGGCGCACGATGCGGAACAGATCCCGCATTGCCGCCGCCGCGCCGGAACATTCAAACACCACATCCGCGCCCCAGCCGCCGGTTTCGGCCAGAACCCGGTCCAGCAGCGCGCCCTCGCGGATGTTGATGCCGGTGATGCCGGGAAAGGCGCTGGCAATCGCCAGTTTGGTTTCCGACAGATCGGAAATCAGCACCCGCGCGCAGCCCCCGGCAAGGGCGGCAAGGGCCACCATGATGCCGATGGTGCCTGCCCCGATGACAACCGCCGTATCGCCCGGCTCGATCCGCGCCCGTTTCGCGGCCTGCATGCCGACGGCAAAGGGCTCGACCATGGCGCCTTCGGCAAAGCTGACATTGTCCGGCAGCTTGTAGGTGAACGAGGCCGGATGCACCGTTTCCGGGCACAGAACCCCATGCACCGGCGGCGTTGCCCAGAAGGTCACTGACGGATCCACATTGTAGATGCCCAGCCGGGCGGCGCGCGAGGTCGGATCCGGGATGCCCGGCTCCATGCAGACACGATCGCCGGGCCGCAGATGGGTGACACGCGCGCCGGTTTCGATCACGGTGCCCGATGCCTCATGTCCCAGCACCATCGGCGCGGTGATAATGAAGTCACCGATACGGCCATGGGTGTAATAATGAACGTCGGAGCCGCAGACACCCACCGTATGCAGGCGGATGCGCACGTCATCCGGCCCCATGTCCGAGGGAAGATCAATGTCGCGCAGCGACAGTTCACCGACACGTTCAAGAACAAGAGCTTTCATAAGGATCAGTCCTGAGAGGATTTTCTGGAGAAGGCGGAATTCATGCCGGCACCGATCAGGGCCAGCAGGACAAGCGGCGGCAAGGACAGCAACACCACCGCGGCATTCAGGATGCCCCATGGCACGTTCATGCCAAGTTGCGACATCTCGGAGGCGATGATCGGCAGCGTTCTTGCCTGCGAAGTGGTCAGCATCATCGCCAGCAGGAATTCGTTCCACACAAGGATGAAGGAAAAAGCGATGGCCGAGAGGATCTGAAGCCGGGCGATGGGCAGAGCCACGCGGAAAAACACCGCATAGGGGCCAAGGCGGTCCACCCTTGCGGCCTCTTCCACGGCAATCGGCACGCGTTCAAACGCCGGAACCGACAGCCAGATCGTGATCGAGGCGGTGATCGACAGATAGGTCAGGATCAGCGCAAAGCGGGTGTCGTAAAACCCGAGGCCAAGCCAGATCACCATCATCGGAATGGCCACCGCCACCGGCGGCAAAAAGCGCAGCGACAGGGCGAAGAACTGCGCCTCCCGCGTGGCCTTGTTCTTGACGCGCGCAATCACATAGGCCGCAGGCACGCCGAGCAGCGCACCCAGCCCGACCGCCCAGGAACAGATCACCAGCGAATTGACCAGCGCGCGGGCCACCGAGCGGCGGTTGAGCACATAGTCCATATTGTCCCAGACCGGGGTAAAGATCAGCTTTGGCGTGCTGACCAGCAGGTCCGCATTGGTCTTGAAGGCATTCAGCAGCGTCCACAACAGCGGCAGCACCACGATCAGCCCGGCCAGCACCAGCAGCAGGCGCAGCAGAAGGGTCGAAATTTTCATTGGTTCAGCCTCTTCCAGATCGAGGTAAAGAGGATCACCGTCACAACCATCATGATGACGGCCATGGACGAGGCGTAAGAGATATTGCCCGCCTCGATGAAGCCCTGAGAATAGGCATACATATCAAGCGTTTCCGTCGAGATTCCGGGGCCGCCGCGCGTCATCACATAGACAAGGTCGAACGAGCGCAGCGATTCGATCGCCTTGACCAGCACCAGCGAGATCAGCGGCAGTTTCAGCATCGGCAGGGTGATGAAATAGTGGATTTCCCAGCCCTTCGCCTTGTCGATGCGCGCCGCCTCGATGGGTTGCGGCGGCAGCGCCTCCAGCAGTTTCAGCAGGATCACCGCGAAGAACAGGCCCCATTGCCAGACATCGACAAAGGCCACCGTCAGCAAGGCCCCCCAGGGTGTGGCCAGCAGATCGGGCGTCTGGCCGGTCAGGGCGCGGGCGGGCCAGGTCATCGCACCATAAAGCGGATGGAACGAGAATTTCCACACGAAGGCGGCGCAGACCCGCGGCAACAGGACCGGGATGATGAACAGAATGCACAGGATGGCGCGCCAGCGGGCTGATGCTGCTTCGAACATCGCGATGGCAAGGCCGACGCCGACCAGCATGGTGGCCGAGACCGTCAGCACCTCCCATTTCAGCGAGACCCAGAGCGCATTCAGAAATCGCGCGTCCGAGAACAGCCGCAGATAATTGTCAAACCAGACGTAGCTTGCATCCGGCGCGCTCAGCGTCCGGTTTTGCAGCGAGATATTGACGGCGTAAAGTGTCGGAACCGCCGCAAGAATGACCAGCACCACAAGGGCCGGTCCCAGAAAAACATAGGGAAGTGATCGCCCGGATCGCATTGCGCCCTCGCTCAGCATTGCAGGATCAGAAGACATTGGGGGGCCGCAGCCGCGGCCCCCCGCACACTCGTCACAACAGCACTCGTCACAGCATCAGAGGGTTTTTGCGAAGGCTTCGAGCTCATCCAGCGCGGTCTTCACATCGGTGCGCGAGCCGGTGATCAGCTCTTCCAGCTTGATCCCCCAGGCATTGCCCAACTCCTGCCAGCGCGGATCCTGCCAGAACAGCACTTCGGTCTTGGCGCCCGTTGCCGCCATGGCCGTCGACAGGTTCTCGCCGAAGGTCGCGACGTATTCGGCACTTTCATAAGTGCTTTTGCGGGTCAGCTCGCCCGGCTGGCCTTTGGCAAGACGGCGTGCCTCCTGTTCCTTCGAGGTCGCCCAGGCGACGAAAAGCCCGGCGCAGGCCTTGGCCTCTTCGGTGGCGTTCGCCTTGCTGGCAATCGCAAACCCATGTGCGTAGCCCGAGCCGGGCAGGGGCGTGGGCGGCGGGCTGAAGGCCACCACGTCAACCACCTGGCTTTGCGTGGGATCTTTCGACATCGCGCCAAGCGGTGCGGATTCGATGATCAAGGCCACCTTGCCCGACCGGAACGCCCCGGTCGATTCATCGAAAGAGCCGGTTTGCGTGCCCGGCGCAGAGAATTTGAACAGCGCGAGGTATTCCTCGGTCGCTTTCACCGCCGCATCGGAATTGAACGCAAAGTTGCCGCTCCCATCCACCCATTTGCCGCCATGCGCGGCAAACAGCGGCAGCCAGCGCCAGACATTCGCGCCCGAGCCGCGCTGGCCCCGCAGCGCCACGCCATAGATGCCGTTTGCAGGATCATTCAGCTTTTCGACGGCGGCCTTGTAATCCTCCCAGGTCGTCGGAGGCGCGATCCCTGCCGCGCTCAGCAGGTCGGTGCGATAGACCAGCAGATCGCCGCCGCCCTGGATCGGGGCGAACCATTGCTTGCCCTCGTAACTTGCGACCGTCCGCATCCCGGCATCGAAATCGTCATAGTCGTAGTCGGCGGGGTAATAATCGGCCAGTGGCACGATCCAGTTCGACGAGGCAAACAGCGGCAGGTTCGCTTCATCCACATAATACACATTGTAGCTGCCGACGGTGGAGGCATCGGCCTGTGATTTCGCCCGCCGGTCATTCTCGTTCAGATAGTCGATCTCGAAGCCTGCACCGGCAAGCGCCTCGAATTCATCAACATAGTCCTCCAGCAGGGTCAGCCCGTCACGCGGCTGTGCCAGAACACGCAAGTCATTGGCGCAGATAGATTCTGCATGTGCAGCCGTGCCAAGAAGGGCCGCCAGAATACCGGCGGTCGCGATAGTATGTTTCACAGTGATCTCCTCCCAAGAGCCCGGGGTTTGCCCCCGAATGTGTGCCACAGATTCGCGCAGTTTCGGGTAGATCACTAGTTTCGTGCTTGTGTAAAACTGATACTATTATGACATCGTGGCGGCAAAAACGGGGTGTGCAGATGCAGAAAGAACCAGTGGCCGATTCGTCCTTGCCGACGCCGCTGCGCCCGACCGCAGCCATGCGCGAAAGCATCCGCATACCTGAAGACAGGTCATATCTGATCCGCCGCGACGATTATCCTCACCCGCTCTGCACCTGGAACTATCACCCCGAATGGGAAATCCACTTCGTGCCGCATGCGCGCGGCTTTGCCTATGTCGGCGATTACATCGGCAGCTTCGAGCCGGGGCATATCGCGCTTTGCGGAGGAAACCTGCCGCACAACTGGGTGTCACCCGGCCTGATCGCGCCGGGGCGGGACTATGTGCTGCAGTTCGACGCGGGGCAGCTGTTGTCGAAAATCCCGGTGCTTGCGGAACTGCGCAGCCTGCAAGCGCTGGTGCAGGAGTCGGAACGCGGGATCGAGCTGATGGGGCGCGAGGCCGCCGAGGCGGGTGCCCTGATGATCGAGTTGGAACAGGCCCCGCCCGCCCGCGGCCTTGGCCTGTTTGTCGAAATCCTCAGCCGGTTCGCCACCGCGACAGACTACCGCCTGCTCGCCAGCCCCGGTTTCGCGACGGGATATGCCGCCTTGGCCAGTGGCCGTCATGCAAGGGTCAACAACGCGGTGCAACTGGTGCAATCCAACCCGTCAATCTCGATGAATGAGGCGGCAGATATTGTTGGCGCCGAAGCCTCGACCTTCTCGCGCAGCTTCAAGGCGCTGACCGGCATGACCTTTTCGCATTATCAGCGGGCCATCCGCATTTCGCGCGCGCGCAGCCTTCTGGCCGAAACAGCGCGGCCCATCACCGAGGTTTGCTTTGAGGCCGGGTTTTCCAACCTGTCGAACTTCAACAGGATCTTCCTGAAGGAGGCCGGCATGACACCGCGCGAATATCGCAAGATTGCAAACATCCGCACCATCTCGCGCTTGCGCACTGATGAGGATGGAGACTGATCCGGCCAGCCTGCGAGGGCTCGGTCCTTGAAACCGCGCCTGCGGCCATTGGGCTTTGCCGGGCCTGACCGAGCAGGCCGCAGCCCTTTGCCAAGACGCTTGCGGGCGGGCTGAACCCCGAAGCCGCCACTGCCACCGCGCCAATCCGGGTGATTCGGTGCAGGCGTCGGCTGCTGGCTGCCGGGTGCGCTCCAGTGGCGAAAGGGGGACTGTCTCCGATGGGTTGCAAGTGCCCGATCTGGCCGGATCCGCATCAGAAATCTTCTTCATAACACTGAATCTATTTGACAATTTCCGAAGCGCTGCTGGCGTCGGAAATATTGGACAGGTCATAATTACTATGCGTATAGTTATGACATTAAGAATCAATAAACCGTCCTCAACAGGGAAATCACATGCTGAACCGCCGTTCCTTCCTGTCCAGCACCGCTGGCGCAGGCGCTCTTCTTGCGACCCCCGCCCTGATCCGTGCGGCCTATGCTGCTGATCTTTTGAAGGTGGGCATCCCGGTGCCGATCTCGGGCGCGAATGCCGCCAATGGCAAATATGCTTCGATGGGCGCGCTCCTTGCCGCCGAAGAAGCCGCAGCCAAATATGGCCGGGCGGTGCAGACCTTTGATCTCGATACCGAAGGCAAGCCCGCCACTGCCGTGCGCAAGGTGCAGGACGCGATTGATCGCGACCAGATCAAGCTGTTCGCCGGCGGGATCCTGTCGTCGGAATCTCTTGCCATGGGCAAGGAATGTGAAAAGGGCGGCGCGAATTTCATCACCACCGCCGGCGCGGACGAGATCACCGGCACGGATTGCAACAAGGCTACGTTCCGCTGGTCGGTGCCCACATTCGGCGCGATCAACCAGTCGATCCGCCCGATCATCGACGCACTGCCCAATGCGAAACGCTGGTATACCATCACCCCGCAATATGTGTTCGGCGAGGGGCTGCTGAAGGCCGCGCAGGACGTGCTGACCGAGAAGGGGCTGGATCTGGTCGGCAACAGCTATCACTCGCTGACCGAAAAGGAATTCTCGGGCTATCTGACCAATGCCATGGCCGAGCGCCCCGATGTGCTGCTGATCCTGAACTTCGGTGCGCAATGTGCGGATACGCTGCGTCAGGCGGTGTCCTTCGGGATGAAGGAGCGCATGACCATCGTCGTCGCCTGGGCCTCGGGGCTGGAACAGTTCGAGGCGCTTGGTGCCGATCTTTGCGAGGGCATCTATTTCGGGGCGCAATACTGGCATACCGTCGATGCGGCTCAGAACGCCGAACTGGTCAAGCTGACTCAGGCGAAATACGGCATCACTCCAAACTATTCGCTGGCCGGATCCTATATTTGCACCAAGCTGATGATCGACGCGGCCCAGACAGCGGGATCGGATGATCCGGCGGCAGTGCGCGCGGCGCTGGAGGGGCTGGCCTATCAGGGCCTGACCGGCGACGAGACCATCAGGGCCGCCGACCATCAGGTAATGAAGAACTATTACCTGCTGAAGGCCCGGGCCAAGGCCGACATGGCCGACAAAGATGACTATGCCGAAATCATCTCCTCGGGGCAGAGTTTCCTCAGTGCGGAAGAGGCGGGCTGCAAGCTCGGCTGATCGGGCTGCGGGCGGTGCCTGACGGGCCGCCCGCCATCCTCAAACAACAGGAGATTCTCGGTGACCTATCTGTTCCAGATGCTGAATGGCATCGGGCTTGGCATGCTTTACTTCCTGCTTGCCGTCGGCCTGACAATCATCTTCGGCCTGCTGCAATTCGTGAACTTTGCCCATGGTGCGTTCTATCTGCTGGGCGCCTATCTGACCTATGACTTCGTCGAGCGGGGGATGAATTTCTGGCTGGCGATGGTGCTGGCCGCAGTGATCGTCGCCGTGGTGGCGGGGGTGGTTGAGGCGGTTCTGCTAAGGCGGATCTACAAGCTGCCGCACACCTTTCACATTCTGGTCACCGTCGGGATCGCGCTGTTCATTCAGGAACTGGTGATCATCCTCTGGGGGCCGCTGGGGGGCAGCGTTGCCGCACCATCGGTGCTGAATGGCGTGGTGATGGTGGGGGATTTCATCTATCCGAAATACCGGCTTTTCATGATCGGCTTCACCGCCGTTCTGGCGATCGGGCTGTATTGGGCGCTGGAGCGGACACGGCTGGGCGCCATCGTGCGTGCGGGATCGGAATCGTCGGAAAACATGGCCTTGCTGGGCTATGACACACTGCGCATCAACACGCTGGTCTTTGCCGCAGGGGCCGGGCTTGCGGGCCTTGCGGGGGCGCTTGTGGCCCCGATCCGCGGCGTCGAACCCTTTATGGGGATCGAGGCACTTTCCATCGCCTTCGTCGTCGTGGTGATCGGCGGCATGGGATCCTATGTCGGCGCGCTGGTCGCGGGCATCCTTGTCGGCGTCGTACAATCGCTGATGGCGACGATATGGCCCGAAGGGGCGCGACTGATGATCTATCTGGGCATGGCGGCGGTGATTGTCCTGCTTCCCCGCGGCCTTTACGGGAGGGCATGAGATGCTGGCCATCAACAAGCCTGTCGTGCAGTTCGGCCTGGCGCTGGCCACGGTTCTGGCGCTGCCCCTGTTCCTGGGATCGGGCATCCTCGCCTCCGAGATCCTGATCTACGCGCTGATCGCGGCGGCCTGCAATCTGTTGCTGGGCTATACCGGACTTCTGTCCTTCGGGCAGGGTATTTTCTTCGGCGTCGGCAGCTATGTCGCCGGGATCTTCCTGACCCGCTACGGCGTGCCGGTCTGGGTGGTGCTGATCGTGGCGACGATCCTCGGCGCGATGATTGCCACGCTGGTCGGCTGGCTTTCGATCCGGCGGCAGGGTGTCTATTTCGTGATGCTGACGCTGGCGTTCTCGCAGCTCTTCTTCTTCCTTGCCTATACCTTCTCGGACATCACCGGCGGCGACAACGGGCTGATGGATGTGCCGCGCCCGGTGGTGCTGGGTCAGGCCCTGAACAGTGCATGGAGCTTCTATGTCTTTGTCGCCCTGTCCTTCCTTGGCCTGTTCGCGCTGATGTTGCGCGCCATGCAATCGACCTTCGGCCGCACCCTGATCGCGGTGCGCGACAATGAGGAACGCGCTGCCGCCATCGGCTTTCCGGTCAAGGCCTTCAAGACGGCGGCCTTCGCGATTTCGGGTGCCGTGACCGCCTATGCGGGGGCGCTGAAGGCGATGTTGATCGGCGTGGCGCCGCTGGCAAACATCGAACACCACACCTCGGAAATGATCCTGATCATGACGATCATCGGCGGGTCGACCAGCCTGTTTGCCTCGGTGCTGGGGGCGGCGGCCTATATGCTGCTGGCCGACTGGCTGTCGCAGATCTGGCCGCGCTGGTTACTGCTGCTGGGCCTCGCGCTCGTCGTCGTGGCGCTGTTCCTACAAAAGGGCCTCTGGGGGCTGGTGGAGAAACTCTGGGTCGCCGCCACCGGCGCGAAGAAGGAGGGCTGAGCCATGACCGCATCCGATATCGCCTTGTCGACCCGGGGTCTGGGCGTCACCTATGGCAAGTTTGTCGCTCTGGCCGAGATGGATCTGGATATCCGGCGCAATTCCGTTCACTCGATCATTGGGCCGAACGGCGCGGGCAAGACCACAATGTTCCATGCCCTGACCGGGCGGGTCATGCCCTCGTCCGGCAGCATCACTCTGAACGGCACCGACATTACCCGCACCCGCGATGATGAACGTGTGCGCCATGGCATCGCACGGTCCTTTCAGGTGACCAGCCTTTTCCCCACGCTGGAGGTGGCGGAAAACCTGCGCCTTGCCGCGCAGGGCAAGACCCCGTGGCAGGCCCTTGCCCCCTGGCGCAGTGCCGATGCGAACCGCAGCGCGCTGGCCACGGCGGATCAGGTGATGGAACGTCTTGGCCTGACCCACGTCGCCCGCCGCCCTGCGGGAGAGTTGAGCCACGGCCAGCAGCGCCGACTGGAGGTGGGCATGGCCATGGCCTCGCATCCGTCCGTTATCCTGATGGATGAGCCGACCTCGGGCATGGGCGTCGAGGATATCGAGGAAATGAAGGCGTTGATCCGCGATCTGGGACGCGACCACACAGTGCTGTTCATCGAACATAACATGGGGATCGTGATGAATATCTCGGACACGATCACCGTCATGCGGCTGGGGCGCAAGCTGGTCGAAGGGCCACCCGCCGTCGTGCGTGCCGACCCCGAAGTGCAGCGCGCCTACCTGGGCAACATGATCACCGGAGACATCGCATGACCGCGCTTCTCGAGGTGGAGAACCTCCACAGCTATTACGGCAAGAGCCATATCCTGCAAGGCGTCTCGCTTTCGGTGAAAGAGGGCGAGGTGGTCACGCTGCTGGGCCGCAACGGGGCGGGAAAATCGACCACGCTGAAAAGCATTGCCGGTGCGGTAACGCCTGCGCGGGGACGGGTCAGCCTTGGCGGGATTGATCTGGCGGGCCAGCCTGCCTTCCGCATCGCCAAGGCCGGGGTCTGTCTGGTGCCGGAAAACCGCGGCATCTTTTCCCTGCTGACGGTCGAGGAGAATCTGGCGATTGCCTGCCGCAAGGGCGCGGCCTGGTCGATGCAGGATGTCTATGCGATCTTTCCCCGGCTGGAAGAACGCCGACGCAACGGCGGCGGCCAGCTTTCCGGCGGCGAACAGCAGATGCTGTCCATCGCCCGCGCCTTGCTGACCGGCCCGCGCCTTCTGATGCTGGACGAGCCGGTCGAGGGGCTTGCCCCGGTGATCGTGGACGAGATCGTGGCCCAGATCCGCAAGATCGCAGCGGCGGGCGTGTCGATCCTGCTGGTTGAACAGAACCTTGCCGTCTGCACGGCGCTGGCCAATCGCCACAATATTATCGAACTGGGGCGCATCGCCTATCAGGCAAGCGGCCCGGATTTCATCGCCGACAGTGATGCGCGCGACCAATACCTTGGCGTAAAGGCTTGAATCGACATGTCAAATCTGAAGATCAACCCGGACCGGCTCTGGCAGAGCCTGATGGAGACGGCCCGGATCGGCGGCACGCCGGAGGGTGGCATCGCCCGGCTGACACTGAGCGAAGACGACGCGAAGGTCCGGGCCTGGCTCGCCGCGCAAACCG includes:
- a CDS encoding aminotransferase-like domain-containing protein produces the protein MAQARRTTEVMEAIRRKLATRALTPGERLPSIRRFAAVMGVSPSTIVEAYDRLVAEGVIRSQPGSGFYVAGVPPSLDLHLPEPQRERDVDPLWVSRQSLDTGRDVVKPGCGWLPPDWMPQAAMRRALRQLARGPDAILTDYGSSLGPVNLRRILARQFAEEGLEISPESILLATSASQSIDLICRSLLRPGDTVLVDDPCYFNFQALLRVYKARIVSVPFTPMGPDLAQFAQALTTHHPRLYITNSALHNPTGGTMTAQTAHRLLKLAEAHGLTIIEDDTFAALEPDLSPRLATLDGLERVIRIGSFSKTLSASIRCGYIAGPPDLIAALTDLQVATNFGGPSPVSTEIVHATLSDGSYRKHVEGIRRRLTRIRKDTSARLVAMGITPWLMPRGGFYLWCALPQRRDASEIARAAMRRNVVLAPGNIFSPAQTAAGFMRFNVSQMHDPAWEVVAQAMNTPPA
- a CDS encoding DMT family transporter; translation: MRQFGEGWGSGLLGVIIFSGSLPATRVAVGGFTPLFLTSARAVIAALLGAALLLLLRQARPERRDLLSLGITSAGVVIGFPLLTALALQHMTSAHSIVFIGLLPLATAIFAVLRGGERPRPAFWLFACAGGVAVAGFAWAQGSGGTLFGDLLMLAAILICGLGYAEGAALSRRLGGWQVISWALVLALPMMGAVMLASWPSGFAGITAPEWLSLGYVSVFSMLVGFIFWYRGLALGGIAGVGQLQLLQPFFGLALAGLLLGEPVAWTMIAVTAFVVVCVTGAKRFA
- a CDS encoding ABC transporter ATP-binding protein — protein: MATVECRNLRKTYAAHEVIGDFNLAIKDHEFVVFLGPSGCGKSTILRMIAGLEEISGGDLLIGGARVNDRDPGDRGIAMVFQNYALYPHMSVRENITFALERAGAGKDEIRRRLDPVVESLGLDVYLGRKPTELSGGQQQRVAIARAMIKTPEVFLFDEPLSNLDAKLRGHLRVEIAKLHKDLKSTSIYVTHDQLEAMTLADRIVLMNQGKIEQMGTPEEIYSRPATLFAASFIGTPNMNFFALEASDGRLRDGTIDLAAPFPVAPGKVTLGVRPGAVQIVPEGTPGAIAAIVERDEFHGETRLVSLRTGTQTFMAAVAATTRYAEGQRLSVAFDANALHLFDSTSGLRL
- a CDS encoding NAD(P)-dependent alcohol dehydrogenase translates to MKALVLERVGELSLRDIDLPSDMGPDDVRIRLHTVGVCGSDVHYYTHGRIGDFIITAPMVLGHEASGTVIETGARVTHLRPGDRVCMEPGIPDPTSRAARLGIYNVDPSVTFWATPPVHGVLCPETVHPASFTYKLPDNVSFAEGAMVEPFAVGMQAAKRARIEPGDTAVVIGAGTIGIMVALAALAGGCARVLISDLSETKLAIASAFPGITGINIREGALLDRVLAETGGWGADVVFECSGAAAAMRDLFRIVRPGGAVVFVGLPPDPVAIDISGATARECRMETVFRYANVYDRALALIAAGKVDLKPLITETFAFPESIRAFERAAEARPGDVKLQIRIDMESEAL
- a CDS encoding carbohydrate ABC transporter permease, coding for MKISTLLLRLLLVLAGLIVVLPLLWTLLNAFKTNADLLVSTPKLIFTPVWDNMDYVLNRRSVARALVNSLVICSWAVGLGALLGVPAAYVIARVKNKATREAQFFALSLRFLPPVAVAIPMMVIWLGLGFYDTRFALILTYLSITASITIWLSVPAFERVPIAVEEAARVDRLGPYAVFFRVALPIARLQILSAIAFSFILVWNEFLLAMMLTTSQARTLPIIASEMSQLGMNVPWGILNAAVVLLSLPPLVLLALIGAGMNSAFSRKSSQD
- a CDS encoding carbohydrate ABC transporter permease; translation: MRSGRSLPYVFLGPALVVLVILAAVPTLYAVNISLQNRTLSAPDASYVWFDNYLRLFSDARFLNALWVSLKWEVLTVSATMLVGVGLAIAMFEAASARWRAILCILFIIPVLLPRVCAAFVWKFSFHPLYGAMTWPARALTGQTPDLLATPWGALLTVAFVDVWQWGLFFAVILLKLLEALPPQPIEAARIDKAKGWEIHYFITLPMLKLPLISLVLVKAIESLRSFDLVYVMTRGGPGISTETLDMYAYSQGFIEAGNISYASSMAVIMMVVTVILFTSIWKRLNQ